A window of the Podospora bellae-mahoneyi strain CBS 112042 chromosome 6, whole genome shotgun sequence genome harbors these coding sequences:
- the STU1 gene encoding suppressor of tub2 mutation (BUSCO:EOG09260XSR; EggNog:ENOG503NXKK; COG:S) yields the protein MAEPISEQQVIDLTNILRTDAPVDTKIQHINVAKSCIKSHYIPEPCIAPLFDALRSASSSQHGVLVNTGFGTFNHLLTRLRKQDPKGLSKEVARTGTLPLLAEKLGDHKDKIRYIATQALVTIYKVAPEQVERAVRNLAMTGKNPRAKESSLHWLLQMHQESSMPFRSYVPSLMDLLEDADATVRDTAKTTVIELFRNAPNTAKSDLKRQLKNCKVRPAIEQAIVKELIPTGSASASQADSIDEHHLRPASRPASRAALSASASSHAIDRPITPAPDSSKTSDPVEPSYVNTKSELDEILRDMHAHFEGRETEQNWMEREKNVIKLRKLVAGNAPQDFTERFLDGLRALLDGMIKAVTSLRTSLCTHGCNLIQDLARAFGPGIDPMVEILMQTFIKLAASTKKLASQQANMTVDAIISNVTTTPRIMQHIWFATQDKNVQPRLYACGWLQTILVKEAHHKHHVEHTGGLEVIEKCIKKGLGDANPGVREKARATFWKFNAIWPVKAEVIMDGLDATAQKLLRNDANNPNPVKRQPVAGGARPGLGLSKSTMEAPKPSIRDAIMAKKKAMAGTSTKNPPTRPGSAMAHFSPVRTATGSSEAPAATAPKPMAIRTRPESTTGGLSGAPMRPGRKRPEVAPRPATAGPYSVRSHEQASSEQTSPPDSRRPKSVITPKSISSSPKRTLPKPTRPNQPESNLPTPARAGTPKFASLRNTPSRIGQPLFSSPRASTVDLSVPTISVAKHTPPHDRHYEPSPLESVETLPSLSDTPSRTREEFAVPSVDDHEEIELPVPTSKPPSPAPQIVEPVSTTTTPTTLKVYEDPFTAEQSPPKPTFEVPVLEDKPVNEDAATLLRPAPVIVSTGENGDISKGSVMSPEKLKQNSRLLESGITKVKAKALDVHGFRKLQSIIRDSNNHKDLITDEKFDALLIGLFEYLESPLPNLAPEKVQDVKAQVLATIKVMLKKMRARFQPHVSRGLESLLRARSCYDGRTHMVSGLELLAGELVMLGDAGEIVMVLARMMQGLNVDDAERDSRVVSMGLHVLKEMMEQKGEGYVPSEGELEALAGLAAKCLESVESAVRMDAVLLCVVMHARVGEGRFWEAVKGVREDPKSLITYYIVRRQREGSVSASAA from the exons ATGGCAGAACCAATCTCTGAGCAGCAGGTCATCGACCTTACCAATATCCTGCGCACCGACGCCCCTGTCGACACCAAGATTCAACACATCAACGTAGCCAAGTCCTGCATCAAGTCGCACTACATCCCCGAGCCATGTATCGCGCCACTATTCGACGCCCTCCGATCTGCGTCCAGCTCTCAGCATGGCGTTCTGGTTAATACTGGGTTTGGCACCTTCAACCATCTCCTCACCCGACTGAGAAAGCAAGATCCCAAGGGCCTGTCGAAGGAGGTTGCGCGCACAGGGACATTGCCGCTGCTGGCTGAGAAACTGGGCGATCATAAAGATAAGATTCGATATATCGCGACACAGGCTCTTGTCACGATATACAAGGTGGCGCCTGAACAAGTCGAGCGCGCAGTACGCAACTTGGCCATGACCGGGAAGAACCCAAGGGCAAAGGAGTCAAGCTTGCACTGGCTCCTTCAGATGCACCAGGAGAGTAGCATGCCGTTTAGGAGCTATGTGCCATCTTTGATGGATTTGCTTGAGGACGCGGATGCCACTGTTCGCGACACTGCCAAGACCACTGTCATCGAATTGTTCAG AAATGCCCCCAATACGGCCAAATCGGACCTAAAAAGGCAGTTGAAGAATTGCAAAGTTCGACCAGCTATCGAGCAAGCGATCGTAAAAGAGCTCATCCCTACCGGTTCTGCGTCAGCCTCACAAGCAGATTCGATAGACGAGCATCACCTCCGTCCTGCTTCTCGCCCAGCCTCTCGTGCAGCCCTCTCAGCCAGCGCATCCTCCCATGCCATCGACCGCCCGATTACTCCAGCTCCCGATAGCTCCAAGACCTCGGACCCGGTGGAGCCGTCATACGTCAACACGAAGAGCGAGCTGGACGAGATACTACGAGACATGCACGCCCATTTCGAGGGCAGAGAGACAGAGCAGAATTGGATGGAGCGAGAAAAGAACGTGATTAAGCTTCGCAAACTTGTCGCTGGCAATGCTCCGCAAGACTTCACTGAACGATTCCTTGATGGGCTTCGGGCACTCTTGGACGGGATGATCAAGGCCGTTACCTCGCTAAGAACGAGCCTGTGCACCCATGGATGCAACCTTATTCAGGATTTGGCGAGGGCGTTTGGCCCAGGAATCGATCCTATGGTGGAGATACTCATGCAAACGTTCATCAAGCTTGCCGCCTCGACCAAGAAACTGGCCAGTCAGCAAGCAAACATGACGGTCGATGCCATTATCTCCAATGTTACAACGACACCAAGAATAATGCAACATATCTGGTTTGCGACTCAGGACAAGAACGTCCAGCCAAGACTCTACGCTTGCGGGTGGCTTCAGACCATCTTGGTCAAGGAAGCACATCATAAGCATCATGTGGAACATACGGGAGGCCTGGAGGTCATTGAGAAGTGCATCAAGAAGGGTCTCGGGGATGCTAACCCAGGAGTAAGAGAGAAGGCTCGCGCGACGTTCTGGAAGTTCAATGCCATCTGGCCTGTGAAGGCAGAGGTTATCATGGATGGGCTCGACGCAACAGCGCAAAAGCTCTTGAGAAACGACGCCAACAATCCCAACCCTGTCAAGCGACAGCCAGTCGCAGGCGGAGCTCGACCAGGACTCGGTTTGTCTAAGAGTACAATGGAGGCACCAAAACCGAGCATTCGCGACGCGATCATGGCCAAAAAGAAGGCTATGGCGGGGACTTCCACCAAGAACCCCCCCACACGGCCTGGTTCGGCCATGGCACATTTCTCACCGGTCAGAACGGCCACAGGATCCTCTGAAGCTcccgcagcaacagcacccaAGCCAATGGCTATCCGCACGCGACCCGAGTCAACCACTGGTGGACTTTCTGGTGCACCCATGAGACCCGGGCGTAAGAGACCCGAGGTTGCTCCTAGGCCAGCAACTGCAGGACCCTACTCGGTACGAAGTCACGAGCAAGCCTCCAGTGAGCAAACCAGCCCGCCGGATTCCCGAAGGCCAAAGTCAGTAATTACCCCAAAATCCATATCATCCTCTCCGAAACGGACACTCCCTAAGCCGACCCGTCCGAATCAGCCCGAGTCGAATCTTCCAACACCCGCCAGAGCAGGAACTCCCAAATTTGCATCGCTGCGCAATACGCCTTCCAGGATTGGTCAACCCCTATTCAGTAGCCCGAGAGCAAGTACAGTGGACTTGAGTGTACCTACGATATCCGTGGCCAAACACACACCACCCCATGATAGACATTATGAGCCAAGCCCCCTAGAGTCTGTGGAAACCCTTCCCAGTTTGTCGGATACACCCTCTCGGACAAGAGAGGAGTTTGCAGTCCCGTCTGTCGATGATCACGAAGAGATTGAGCTCCCTGTTCCCACATCAAAACCACCTAGCCCCGCCCCTCAGATCGTGGAGCCagtttccaccaccacgaccccGACTACCCTAAAGGTGTATGAGGACCCTTTCACGGCAGAACAATCTCCGCCAAAACCCACCTTTGAGGTACCCGTGTTGGAGGACAAGCCGGTCAATGAAGACGCGGCTACACTGCTCCGCCCAGCCCCGGTCATTGTCAGCACCGGCGAGAATGGCGACATCAGTAAGGGCAGTGTCATGTCCCCCGAGAAACTCAAGCAAAACTCACGGTTGCTGGAGAGCGGAATTACTAaggtcaaggccaaggctcTGGACGTGCACGGGTTCCGCAAGTTGCAATCCATCATCAgggacagcaacaaccacaaggACTTGATCACCGATGAGAAGTTTGATGCCCTGCTGATTGGGCTGTTTGAGTACCTCGAGTCCCCTCTGCCGAACCTTGCACCGGAAAAGGTGCAGGATGTCAAGGCTCAAGTGCTGGCCACGATCAAGGTTATGCTCAAGAAGATGAGAGCGAGGTTTCAGCCTCACGTCTCACGGGGATTGGAGAGTTTGCTCAGGGCGAGGTCGTGTTACGACGGGAGGACGCACATGGTTAGTGGGTTGGAGTTGCTGGCCGGTGAGCTGGTCATGTTGGGGGATGCGGGGGAGattgtgatggtgttggcgaggatgatgcaGGGGTTGAATGTGGATGACGCGGAGAGGGATAGTAGGGTTGTGAGCATGGGCTTGCATGTGCtgaaggagatgatggagcagaagggggaggggtatgtGCCTAGtgagggggagctggaggcgctGGCGGGGCTGGCGGCGAAGTGTCTGGAGAGTGTGGAGAGCGCGGTGAGGATGGATGCGGTGTTGCTTTGTGTGGTGATGCATGcgagggttggggaggggaggttttgggAGGCGGTTAAGGGGGTAAGGGAGGATCCGAAGAGTTTGATTACCTATTATATTGTtaggaggcagagggaggggagtgtGAGTGCTAGTGCTGCTTAG
- a CDS encoding hypothetical protein (EggNog:ENOG503P1IE; COG:S): protein MPRLLEHHAVGVGAQCKRHLPAYSWTRYKLELGIASYQMPLFIFSQTSSSPRKTAIMTFYEQTPAPRPTTILEPPISRPSDAPSATESPIPIHPPRDTTPNDPKTTTISSPKPFPLPTLRLENRHLIHPASALLFTSINPATVLPDCLQNVLRLLYHTPSSHSFTPPPTRSVTLIFRDMDGVAYTTGTDLDHDHKEIHFNLNHISNVASRSNSPTRVRDEIIGVITHELVHCYQWDAKHTCPGGLIEGIADWVRLNCDLSPPHWKKEVDGAWDRGYQHTAYFLQYLEDIFGNSTIRHLNDHLRHHKYHQDSFWEEQFRLGVEELYEGYVQHHKEEERKNKKQDDL, encoded by the exons ATGCCCCGCCTTCTAGAACACCACGCTGTCGGTGTTGGTGCGCAATGTAAGCGGCACCTCCCTGCATACAGCTGGACCCGATATAAGCTTGAGCTGGGAATAGCTTCCTACCAAATGCCATTGTTCATTTTCTCCcaaacatcatcctcccctcgTAAAACCGCAATCATGACCTTCTACGAACAAACCCCAGCCCCCAggcccaccaccatcctcgaaCCTCCAATCTCCCGCCCATCCGACGCCCCATCAGCAACCGAAtctcccatcccaatccacccccctagggacaccacccccaatgaccccaaaacaaccaccatttcctcccccaaacccttccccctccccaccctccgcctcgaAAACCGCCACCTAATCCACcccgcctccgccctcctcttcacctccatcaaccccgccaccgTCCTCCCCGACTGCCTCCAAAAcgtcctccgcctcctctaccacaccccctcctcccactccttcaccccacccccaacccgcTCTGTCACCCTCATATTCCGTGACATGGACGGCGTGGCCTACACAACCGGCACCGACCTCGACCACGACCACAAAGAAATCcacttcaacctcaaccacatTTCCAACGTAGCCTCCCGTTCCAACAGTCCAACCCGCGTCCGTGACGAGATCATCGGCGTCATCACCCACGAACTGGTCCACTGCTACCAGTGGGACGCAAAACACACTTGTCCAGGGGGGTTAATAGAAGGGATCGCTGACTGGGTGAGGCTGAATTGTGATTTGTCCCCGCCGCattggaagaaggaggttgatggcg CCTGGGACAGAGGCTACCAACATACAGCCTACTTCCTCCAATACCTCGAAGATATCTTCGGCAACAGCACCATCCGCCACCTCAACgaccacctccgccaccacaaATATCACCAGGACTCCTTCTGGGAAGAGCAATTCAGGCTTGGGGTGGAAGAGTTATATGAGGGTTACGTCCAGCATCAcaaggaagaggaaaggAAGAATAAGAAGCAAGACGACCTTTGA
- a CDS encoding hypothetical protein (EggNog:ENOG503NVHK), with translation MPLPIAAKVSIAAVGVAAAVAVAIYESPEVRRVAEDLRRRIAIALRSLGDDFDPDNRQPRFNRPEDAHGFYESHNVDADDETRRRQREELMYWNARRNEQQSQSAESPTPRLPTFDDFLRPDNSGERGTLVYNTGANPADDSNNVVRRRGNLEGVRGLNAAMVYNPFADEHGIELEERPHIDETEAANLLKPDHDETVSDIYAATPRSQSPEPAQKAFAATNSEVLFDFDSQSNDTSLRDQFPDAYEKTEDGTHTPTTRSETIGREEEQDMSASYSSTQSDAYASIQAWAQSNTGFYSPLPVTPEPPMSDGEYLSQGQRTPSDDIASIAESGVDVNFDAASSKDGDYGVMSDSDDGIATPGSWSEVGSVISETESVARA, from the exons ATGCCACTGCCAATCGCGGCCAAAG TCAGCATAGCTGCTGTCGGCGTAGCTGCAGCCGTAGCTGTAGCTATCTATGAAAGCCCCGAGGTCCGCCGCGTAGCCGAGGACCTACGTAGACGcatcgccatcgccctcCGCTCTCTCGGTGACGACTTCGACCCAGACAACCGACAGCCCCGTTTCAACCGCCCAGAAGACGCTCACGGATTTTATGAATCTCACAATGTTGATGCTGACGACGAAACACGGAGGAGACAACGAGAGGAACTGATGTATTGGAACGCTCGCCGGAACGAACAACAGTCACAATCGGCCGAATCGCCcactcctcgccttcctaCCTTTGACGACTTCTTACGGCCTGACAACTCTGGTGAACGCGGTACTTTGGTTTACAACACTGGCGCCAACCCAGCGGATGATTCAAACAATGTGGTTAGACGCCGTGGCAACCTCGAAGGCGTGCGCGGACTGAATGCCGCAATGGTTTACAACCCCTTTGCTGATGAGCACGGTATCGAATTGGAAGAGCGCCCTCACATCGACGAGACGGAAGCCGCCAATTTGTTGAAGCCCGATCATGACGAAACCGTATCCGATATCTATGCCGCTACTCCCCGCAGCCAGAGCCCTGAGCCCGCGCAAAAGGCTTTTGCTGCTACCAACTCTGAAGTTCTCTTTGATTTCGACTCGCAATCCAACGATACCAGCCTCCGTGATCAGTTTCCCGACGCCTATGAGAAGACCGAGGATGGGACTcacactcccaccacccgcaGCGAGACCATCGGCcgcgaggaggagcaagacATGTCTGCCAGCTACAGCAGCACCCAGTCTGATGCCTATGCCTCGATTCAGGCGTGGGCTCAGTCCAACACTGGGTTTTACTCGCCTCTGCCTGTTACGCCTGAGCCACCGATGTCTGATGGGGAGTACCTCAGCCAAGGACAGAGAACGCCTAGCGATGACATTGCCTCTATCGCTGAATCTGGCGTTGATGTCAACTTTGATGCTGCTTCCTCCAAGGATGGGGACTATGGCGTCATGAGCGATAGTGACGATGGGATCGCCACTCCTGGTAGCTGGTCCGAGGTTGGCAGTGTGATTAGCGAGACTGAGAGCGTTGCTCGGGCTTAG